One stretch of Thermoproteota archaeon DNA includes these proteins:
- the trxA gene encoding thioredoxin — MEDEELEKIKQRKLQEMISAQKEMQEQSQVSVLELDSTNFDSTIASNNLVLVDFWAEWCGPCKIMHPVFERMAKKYREIKFVRVNVDSNQPIAQKFGVQAIPTFIMFQGGQEAKRMMGAVGEPGIHMIAKKFLSIN; from the coding sequence ATGGAAGATGAAGAGTTAGAGAAGATAAAGCAAAGAAAACTTCAAGAGATGATTTCTGCTCAAAAAGAGATGCAAGAACAATCTCAGGTAAGTGTTTTGGAATTAGATTCTACAAATTTTGATAGCACTATTGCTTCAAATAATCTTGTTTTGGTAGATTTTTGGGCCGAATGGTGTGGTCCATGCAAAATAATGCATCCAGTTTTTGAGAGAATGGCAAAAAAATATCGTGAAATTAAATTTGTTAGAGTTAATGTTGATTCAAACCAGCCTATTGCCCAGAAATTTGGTGTTCAGGCAATTCCAACTTTTATTATGTTTCAGGGAGGCCAAGAGGCAAAGCGCATGATGGGAGCAGTTGGTGAGCCTGGAATACACATGATTGCAAAAAAATTCTTAAGCATTAATTAA
- a CDS encoding superoxide dismutase, with product MVEHKLPKMPYAYDALEPHLDAQTMEIHHTKHHQAYTNGLNDAWEDMSEENQDQGVIKILADLDQVKPEIRGKINFHGGGYVNHEMFWKSMAPGAGGKPDGNIAKSIDKSFGSFDKFKEEFSNKTATIQGSGWGWLVYNPKSKNVEYKAMENQDNPVIEQLVPLLGLDVWEHAYYLKYQNKRPDYIAAWWNVVDWQEINSRFSRAESFAKALFSSW from the coding sequence GTGGTTGAACACAAGCTTCCAAAGATGCCTTATGCGTATGATGCACTAGAGCCTCATTTGGATGCTCAGACTATGGAGATTCATCATACAAAGCATCATCAGGCTTACACCAATGGATTAAATGATGCTTGGGAAGACATGTCTGAAGAAAATCAAGATCAAGGAGTAATCAAAATACTTGCTGATTTGGATCAAGTTAAGCCAGAAATTCGCGGAAAGATAAACTTTCATGGTGGTGGTTATGTTAACCACGAAATGTTTTGGAAGAGTATGGCACCAGGTGCAGGGGGAAAACCAGATGGAAATATTGCAAAATCAATAGACAAATCATTTGGAAGTTTTGATAAATTCAAAGAAGAATTTTCTAATAAAACTGCAACAATCCAGGGAAGTGGATGGGGCTGGCTTGTTTACAATCCAAAATCAAAAAATGTTGAATACAAAGCAATGGAAAATCAGGATAACCCTGTAATAGAGCAACTTGTTCCACTTTTGGGATTGGATGTATGGGAGCATGCGTATTATCTAAAATATCAAAACAAAAGACCTGACTATATTGCTGCCTGGTGGAATGTTGTAGATTGGCAAGAGATAAACTCTAGATTTTCAAGAGCAGAAAGCTTTGCAAAGGCATTGTTTTCATCATGGTAA
- a CDS encoding peptidase, with product MQFVLSILEILNQYVGGLSLPQIDGSNFSIDLSGIFPTSGESSGTAVIGPAIDWINNIVHSLASDSIVSAPVLLLAAGVTIFLGVSGEAFFKKTGIPDVAFLMILGVVIGPVLGLIQPDVVIEIVPYFAAIALIIIMFDGGLNLDLKSMAKTAHFAVILSVVGFAISVGIVAALAHFGFGWEWLDSILLGSIVGGSSSAIVFGLVRNLKISDKAKSLLSFESALTDILATIVAFVMFGAIVVGTLDMQTLGDTIGSSIAVGLVLGLGVGLPWMYLSSKFMKGQHVYMLTLGILFVLYFFANHYGESGALTALVFGLMVGNKHRFAKLFRFKMPHIDTNDSMHNQLTFLVRTFFFVFVGLLASFGNIEYVIFGIIATVAIYIGRVILSKMTLTNSFSKLDKKVTTIMIPRGLAAAVLATFPLTMGLPNAEAYPQIVFTIIMASVIITTLGLGGAKKIPPPEYTEGGFVVREQPKTAIS from the coding sequence ATGCAGTTTGTACTAAGCATACTAGAGATCCTTAATCAGTATGTCGGGGGATTATCTCTTCCACAAATTGATGGCAGTAATTTTTCAATAGACCTTAGTGGTATTTTTCCCACATCTGGTGAATCATCTGGCACTGCCGTAATTGGACCTGCAATAGATTGGATAAATAATATAGTTCATTCTCTTGCTTCTGATTCTATCGTTTCAGCCCCGGTTTTACTACTTGCTGCAGGTGTGACAATATTTCTAGGAGTCTCAGGTGAGGCATTTTTCAAAAAAACAGGAATTCCAGATGTTGCATTCTTGATGATTCTGGGCGTTGTCATAGGACCCGTTTTGGGATTAATCCAACCTGATGTAGTAATTGAAATTGTTCCCTACTTTGCTGCCATTGCATTAATCATCATCATGTTTGATGGAGGTCTAAATCTTGATCTTAAGAGTATGGCAAAGACTGCGCATTTTGCAGTAATATTATCCGTTGTAGGTTTTGCAATATCTGTAGGAATTGTAGCTGCCTTAGCTCACTTTGGATTTGGATGGGAATGGCTTGATAGCATTTTGCTTGGCTCTATTGTTGGTGGAAGCAGCTCTGCAATTGTGTTTGGCTTGGTTAGAAATCTTAAGATCTCTGATAAAGCAAAATCTCTACTAAGTTTTGAATCTGCCCTTACTGACATCTTGGCCACTATTGTTGCATTTGTAATGTTTGGAGCAATAGTTGTTGGAACGCTGGATATGCAAACCCTTGGTGATACAATAGGAAGCTCAATTGCAGTGGGATTAGTCCTTGGTCTAGGAGTTGGATTGCCTTGGATGTATCTTTCAAGCAAATTCATGAAAGGTCAACACGTTTACATGCTTACTTTGGGCATTTTGTTTGTACTATACTTCTTTGCAAATCATTATGGAGAATCTGGAGCATTAACGGCACTAGTGTTTGGCCTGATGGTGGGAAACAAGCATCGTTTTGCAAAATTATTCCGATTCAAAATGCCACACATTGACACAAATGATTCCATGCATAATCAATTGACATTCCTGGTTAGAACATTCTTCTTTGTCTTTGTAGGACTATTAGCAAGCTTTGGAAATATAGAATATGTCATATTTGGAATAATTGCAACTGTAGCAATTTACATTGGTAGAGTTATTCTAAGTAAGATGACTCTAACAAATTCCTTCTCAAAGCTTGACAAGAAAGTGACTACAATAATGATCCCACGTGGATTGGCAGCAGCAGTCTTGGCAACATTTCCTCTAACTATGGGTCTTCCTAATGCTGAGGCCTATCCGCAGATAGTATTTACAATAATCATGGCATCAGTAATTATTACGACACTTGGTCTAGGCGGTGCAAAGAAGATTCCTCCTCCTGAATATACAGAAGGAGGATTTGTAGTGCGGGAACAGCCCAAAACTGCAATTAGCTAG
- a CDS encoding PAS domain S-box protein, whose product MMIFGSFSYSKKLISLMLLLSLIPIALIGGSFYVEKINNETNSLKNQLNSISGIGAQNVEKWINERKSNTENIATNQLFILNTKQLRISDPHSTDFFDSQFVLERQADVLINNYNWLSQIMITDPHTNKILFFTGIEPISYNLNTQEHFILAKQGIISASDIHPSEGAIENEYGFYEVGVPTLFISAPIRGEVGLEGILTIRINVFEMNPSLKSLIDDYSTVDTFVINSEGFMLSKPNPTKQLIDSINNRPELEIQMIDPQTGDKSKILSGLSEGKTSNLDGYNNYLGKNVVGSITPISGTDWYYVVEISKDEAFYEIQYLQIILTSAISLILISVIGGSLVFTNHLVRPIKNLKQATLQVQSGNFDVNLPATNDEIGALAKSFNKMVNSLKESQSLHESAVKKYQDLYEKSPGLNRTINLEGIITDCNIPYARAFGYERDEVIGKSIFDFCSKDSIPDIRRSFELWKNDGEVVNQEMIFQRRDGTTFPGLLSASNLHDEKGNLVGSNTVIRDISDIRSAQKVIEELQMKRLSVIGELTARIAHDMRNPLSVLKNTVEMLILKREGKMDEHENSQWTRVNRAIDRMQHQIEDVLDYLRNTPLTKKDHYLSQIVSDSIDRIHVPEHITIHPPLESITIHCDSEKLEVVFVNLFMNAIQAIGGQKGAITVTGKEISDRGDFVLIEVKDTGPGIPPEIIPKIFDPLFTTRQVGTGLGLPSCKNIIEKHGGTISVSSIVGKETKFTIKLPKNKEWNEFLNTSEIQEKEISF is encoded by the coding sequence ATGATGATATTCGGTTCTTTTAGCTACTCAAAAAAATTAATTTCTCTAATGCTACTTCTAAGCTTAATTCCGATTGCACTAATCGGTGGTTCATTCTATGTTGAAAAGATAAACAATGAAACTAACTCCTTAAAGAATCAGTTAAACTCTATATCGGGAATTGGTGCACAAAATGTTGAAAAATGGATTAATGAGCGAAAGTCAAATACTGAAAACATTGCCACAAATCAGCTCTTTATCTTGAATACAAAGCAATTACGTATTTCTGATCCACATTCGACTGACTTTTTTGATTCTCAATTTGTATTGGAAAGACAAGCCGATGTACTAATTAACAATTATAATTGGCTCTCTCAAATTATGATTACTGATCCACACACAAACAAAATATTATTTTTTACAGGCATTGAACCCATTAGTTACAATCTAAATACACAAGAACACTTCATACTCGCAAAACAAGGAATTATCTCTGCAAGTGATATTCATCCATCTGAAGGAGCAATCGAAAATGAATATGGATTTTATGAAGTTGGAGTTCCAACATTATTCATTTCTGCACCAATTCGTGGGGAAGTCGGCTTAGAAGGAATTCTAACTATTCGAATTAATGTTTTTGAAATGAATCCAAGCCTGAAAAGCTTAATCGATGATTATAGTACTGTTGATACATTTGTAATTAATTCGGAAGGATTCATGCTATCAAAACCAAATCCCACAAAACAACTCATTGATTCAATTAACAACAGACCCGAGCTTGAAATTCAAATGATTGATCCACAAACAGGTGATAAATCAAAAATTTTGAGCGGATTATCAGAAGGAAAAACTTCGAATCTTGATGGATACAATAACTATCTTGGGAAAAATGTTGTAGGCTCAATTACTCCTATTTCTGGAACTGATTGGTACTATGTTGTTGAAATTAGCAAAGATGAAGCCTTTTATGAAATCCAATATTTACAAATAATTCTAACCTCTGCAATATCTTTAATCCTCATCTCTGTAATTGGCGGCTCTCTTGTTTTTACTAACCACCTTGTGAGACCAATAAAAAATCTCAAACAGGCGACACTTCAGGTTCAAAGTGGCAATTTTGATGTAAACCTACCTGCAACTAATGATGAAATTGGCGCATTAGCTAAATCGTTTAATAAAATGGTAAATTCCCTAAAGGAATCACAATCTCTACATGAATCTGCAGTAAAAAAATATCAAGACTTGTATGAAAAGTCACCTGGTTTGAATAGAACAATAAATCTTGAAGGAATAATCACTGATTGCAATATTCCATATGCAAGAGCATTTGGATATGAAAGAGATGAAGTCATTGGCAAATCAATATTTGATTTTTGTTCCAAGGATAGTATTCCAGACATTAGAAGATCATTTGAACTTTGGAAAAATGATGGTGAAGTAGTTAATCAAGAAATGATTTTTCAACGTCGTGATGGTACAACTTTTCCGGGATTACTTTCAGCATCTAATCTGCATGATGAAAAAGGAAATTTGGTTGGAAGCAACACTGTGATTCGTGATATTTCTGATATTCGAAGTGCTCAAAAAGTTATTGAAGAACTACAAATGAAGAGACTTTCTGTAATTGGAGAGCTGACAGCTAGAATCGCACACGATATGAGAAACCCACTCAGTGTTTTAAAAAACACTGTCGAGATGTTAATTCTCAAACGAGAAGGAAAAATGGATGAACATGAAAATTCACAATGGACTAGAGTCAACAGAGCAATTGATAGAATGCAACATCAGATTGAAGACGTATTGGATTATCTAAGAAATACTCCGTTGACAAAGAAAGATCACTACTTATCGCAGATAGTTTCCGATAGCATAGACAGGATTCATGTACCAGAACACATAACAATACATCCTCCTTTAGAATCCATTACAATTCATTGTGATTCAGAAAAACTCGAAGTAGTTTTTGTAAACTTGTTCATGAACGCTATTCAAGCTATAGGTGGACAAAAAGGAGCAATAACTGTAACTGGAAAGGAAATATCTGATAGAGGAGATTTTGTCTTAATTGAAGTCAAAGACACTGGACCAGGAATTCCACCAGAAATAATTCCAAAAATCTTTGATCCTTTGTTTACTACAAGACAGGTAGGAACCGGCTTGGGACTGCCAAGCTGTAAAAACATTATTGAAAAACACGGAGGAACCATCTCTGTTTCAAGTATTGTTGGTAAAGAAACAAAATTCACTATCAAACTTCCAAAAAACAAAGAATGGAATGAATTTTTGAATACTTCAGAAATCCAAGAAAAAGAGATCTCGTTCTAG
- the urtA gene encoding urea ABC transporter substrate-binding protein has protein sequence MDKVLATIAIIGVFILAATALSLYNLNNEQYFQETLIEYQPKSYSVPIIEDDPIKIGIIHSLTGTMAISEKPVVDSTLLAIKQLNDRGGILGRKVTPIVLDGQSDWNTFANQAEHLIVQEEVDVIFGGWTSASRKTMLPVIEKYDHLLFYPVQYEGLEQSPNIVYTGAAPNQQVIPAVIWAHQNLGERFFLVGSDYVFPRSANEIIKHQIEKLGGEVVGEEYKLLGEKNFDDVIEKISTTNPSVILNTINGDSNVYFFKTLRNNGLTSENIPTISFSIAEDEIRHIGAEYVKGDYASWNYFQSLENESNRDFVTSFKNEYGQDRVTDDPMEAAYNGIFLYAKAVEKAETTSLHNVRNAIKGLTLSAPEGTVGIDPTNQHLAKVIRIGQILDNGQFKIVASSEDPIRPIPYPDYHSKSEWDEFLNDLYVKWDGNWANPGIVEMDDV, from the coding sequence ATGGATAAAGTTCTTGCAACAATTGCCATTATTGGAGTATTCATCCTTGCAGCAACTGCATTGTCACTTTACAATTTAAACAATGAACAGTATTTCCAAGAAACACTAATCGAATATCAGCCAAAGTCATACAGTGTTCCAATTATTGAAGATGATCCAATAAAGATTGGAATCATTCATTCCTTAACAGGAACCATGGCAATTAGTGAAAAACCAGTTGTTGATTCTACACTGTTAGCAATAAAACAACTCAATGATCGGGGTGGAATTCTTGGAAGAAAAGTCACTCCTATAGTTTTAGATGGACAATCCGATTGGAATACGTTTGCCAATCAAGCAGAACATCTCATTGTACAAGAAGAAGTCGATGTAATTTTTGGTGGTTGGACATCTGCAAGCAGAAAAACAATGCTTCCTGTAATTGAAAAATATGATCACCTTTTGTTTTATCCAGTACAATATGAAGGACTTGAACAATCACCAAACATTGTTTATACAGGTGCAGCACCAAATCAACAAGTTATACCTGCAGTAATTTGGGCACACCAAAACTTGGGAGAAAGATTTTTCTTGGTTGGCTCTGATTATGTCTTTCCAAGAAGTGCAAATGAGATAATTAAACATCAGATTGAGAAACTTGGTGGAGAAGTTGTTGGAGAAGAATACAAACTACTGGGAGAAAAAAACTTTGATGATGTCATTGAAAAAATTTCTACAACCAATCCAAGCGTCATATTAAATACAATTAATGGGGATAGTAATGTCTATTTTTTTAAAACCTTACGAAATAACGGTTTAACTTCTGAAAACATTCCAACAATTTCATTTAGTATTGCGGAAGACGAAATACGACACATTGGAGCTGAATATGTCAAAGGGGATTATGCTTCATGGAATTATTTTCAAAGTTTAGAAAATGAATCAAATAGGGATTTTGTTACAAGCTTCAAGAATGAATATGGACAAGACCGTGTAACGGATGATCCAATGGAGGCTGCATACAATGGAATCTTCCTTTATGCAAAGGCCGTTGAAAAGGCAGAAACAACGAGTTTACATAATGTTCGAAATGCAATAAAGGGCCTTACCTTATCTGCACCTGAGGGAACAGTTGGCATAGATCCAACTAACCAACATTTGGCCAAAGTAATTCGAATTGGTCAGATTCTAGATAATGGGCAATTCAAAATAGTTGCAAGCTCAGAAGATCCTATAAGGCCAATTCCATACCCAGATTATCATTCTAAATCTGAATGGGATGAATTTCTAAACGATTTGTATGTGAAATGGGATGGAAACTGGGCAAATCCTGGGATCGTAGAAATGGATGATGTATGA
- a CDS encoding HAD family hydrolase — protein MSNPTVIFDFDGTIADTLDVIIKILNKLSDEFHFKKIKDDEIEYLRGKRPRKILRHLGISLIKLPFVVRKTRKEINNQIAYLKPPLELREPLLELKKRGCKIGILTTNVESNVQKFLQGNNLDIFDFFYSGPSVFGKHKIIKKILHDKKLNPNQVFFVGDEVRDITAGKKSKIHTIGVAWGYNTKEALIKENPEHVIDSPTELLKIVFPKEKEV, from the coding sequence TTGTCAAATCCAACTGTAATCTTTGATTTTGATGGAACTATAGCTGATACCCTTGATGTAATAATCAAGATATTAAACAAATTATCCGACGAGTTTCATTTTAAGAAAATTAAAGATGATGAAATTGAATATCTACGTGGAAAACGACCCAGAAAAATTCTTCGACATCTTGGAATATCTTTGATTAAACTACCTTTTGTTGTAAGAAAAACAAGAAAGGAGATCAATAATCAAATAGCCTATCTGAAACCTCCTTTAGAGCTTCGTGAACCTCTATTGGAATTAAAAAAGCGGGGATGTAAGATAGGCATCCTTACTACCAACGTTGAATCAAATGTTCAAAAATTTCTACAAGGTAATAACTTGGATATCTTTGATTTCTTTTATTCGGGTCCAAGCGTTTTTGGCAAACACAAAATTATCAAAAAAATTCTTCATGATAAAAAATTGAACCCTAATCAAGTATTCTTTGTAGGCGATGAAGTCAGGGATATTACTGCTGGAAAAAAGTCAAAGATACACACTATTGGAGTGGCCTGGGGATACAATACCAAGGAAGCCTTGATAAAAGAAAATCCCGAACATGTCATTGACTCTCCTACTGAATTATTGAAGATAGTTTTTCCTAAAGAGAAAGAAGTTTAG